From Acidimicrobiales bacterium, the proteins below share one genomic window:
- a CDS encoding response regulator: MTLADFEAGQRELTATVRVLVVDDVPDIRKLIRMTLERVGPFDVVGEAGDGQFAIAEAARLKPDIVLLDLSMPIMDGLEALPEILVASPESKVLVLSGFTAGEMGDEAIRLGAAGYMEKGGIVGKLGPRLRELVPFRVAPSPRPTDTSGPPTTSGDLFALLLRDVSRPLTVLHALASRLLRAEELPPEAVHSAMQAITREARRLQLLLDTFSDAGKLEVGGLDLTLVPTDVPQLLRELLDELTEITASHPVNVDVDEHVVVNVDPTRIRHVLMSLLSNAAKFSPLHTPIEVTTATDDAAFEVRVRDFCGGLSAEHRDRLFTKFGPGEREAAGPGLGLYISREIARAHGGDVFLANCDASGCVFALRLHLNR; this comes from the coding sequence TTGACCCTCGCTGACTTCGAAGCCGGTCAGCGTGAACTCACGGCCACCGTCCGCGTCCTCGTCGTCGACGACGTGCCTGACATTCGCAAGCTCATTCGCATGACGCTCGAACGCGTTGGTCCTTTCGACGTTGTCGGCGAGGCCGGCGACGGTCAGTTCGCCATCGCCGAAGCCGCGCGCCTCAAGCCCGACATCGTGTTGCTCGATCTGTCGATGCCTATCATGGACGGGCTCGAAGCCCTCCCGGAGATCCTGGTGGCGTCGCCCGAGTCAAAGGTGTTGGTCCTATCGGGGTTCACCGCCGGCGAGATGGGCGACGAAGCCATCCGTCTCGGCGCCGCCGGGTACATGGAGAAGGGCGGCATCGTCGGCAAGCTCGGCCCGCGGCTGCGTGAGCTCGTGCCCTTCCGCGTGGCTCCGTCGCCGCGCCCCACCGACACGTCCGGTCCGCCGACCACCAGCGGTGATCTGTTTGCTTTGCTGCTGCGCGACGTGTCACGGCCGTTGACCGTCTTGCACGCGCTGGCGTCGCGCCTCTTGCGCGCCGAGGAACTCCCACCCGAAGCGGTGCACAGCGCGATGCAGGCGATCACGCGCGAGGCGCGCCGGCTGCAGTTGCTGCTCGACACCTTCTCCGACGCGGGCAAGCTCGAAGTCGGCGGGCTCGACCTCACGCTCGTGCCGACCGACGTACCGCAGCTGCTGCGCGAGTTGCTCGACGAGTTGACGGAGATCACGGCGTCGCATCCCGTCAACGTCGACGTCGACGAACACGTGGTCGTCAACGTCGACCCGACGCGCATCCGCCACGTCCTCATGTCATTGCTGTCGAACGCCGCCAAGTTCTCGCCGTTGCACACGCCGATCGAAGTCACGACGGCCACCGACGACGCCGCCTTCGAAGTGCGGGTGCGCGATTTCTGCGGCGGCCTGTCCGCGGAGCATCGGGATCGGTTGTTTACGAAGTTCGGCCCCGGCGAGCGGGAAGCGGCGGGCCCCGGCCTCGGTCTTTACATCTCCCGCGAGATTGCCCGCGCCCACGGCGGTGACGTGTTCCTCGCCAACTGCGACGCGTCGGGCTGCGTGTTCGCCTTGCGTCTGCACCTGAACCGCTGA